Proteins encoded in a region of the Desulfurispora thermophila DSM 16022 genome:
- a CDS encoding fumarate reductase iron-sulfur subunit: protein MSRQLTFSIFRYNPNNPDVPPRMQEYKLTETVGMTIFVALNQIREEQDPSLMFDFVCRAAICGSCAMIINGRPRLACKTLTKDLPDKITLLPLPVFKLIGDLSVDTGTWFRHMTLKTESWIHTGKQFDPQAIEERMDNETALQIYEAERCIECGCCIAGCATANIREDFLGAAGINRVARFMVDPRDERTPAQYFEVIGCDEGAFGCMGLMACDDNCPMQLPLQMQLAYVRRKMALAGLKAGR from the coding sequence ATGAGCAGGCAACTAACATTCAGCATATTTAGATACAATCCCAACAACCCTGACGTGCCGCCGCGCATGCAGGAATACAAACTCACTGAAACGGTGGGTATGACTATTTTTGTCGCTCTCAACCAGATCCGGGAAGAGCAGGATCCCTCCCTGATGTTTGACTTTGTTTGCCGGGCGGCCATTTGCGGCTCCTGTGCCATGATCATCAACGGCCGCCCGCGCCTGGCTTGCAAAACCCTGACCAAGGATCTGCCGGATAAGATTACTCTCCTGCCATTGCCGGTATTTAAACTGATAGGCGACCTGTCCGTGGACACGGGCACCTGGTTCCGGCACATGACACTGAAAACCGAATCCTGGATCCACACCGGCAAACAATTTGACCCGCAGGCCATAGAAGAGCGCATGGATAATGAAACAGCTTTGCAAATATACGAGGCCGAACGCTGCATTGAGTGCGGGTGCTGTATTGCCGGCTGCGCCACGGCCAATATCAGAGAAGATTTTTTGGGTGCCGCCGGCATTAACCGGGTAGCCCGCTTTATGGTGGATCCGCGCGATGAGCGTACACCCGCCCAGTACTTTGAAGTTATCGGCTGTGACGAGGGCGCCTTTGGCTGCATGGGACTGATGGCCTGTGACGATAACTGCCCCATGCAGTTGCCATTGCAAATGCAGCTAGCTTATGTAAGGCGTAAAATGGCCCTGGCCGGGCTAAAAGCAGGCCGCTAA
- a CDS encoding fumarate reductase flavoprotein subunit — translation MSNYQIITTDVLVVGAGLAGERAAIEAATHGLDCIILSLIPPRRSHSTAAQGGMQAALGNCAMGKGDSPDVHFVDTVKGSDWGCDQDVARLFVENAPIAVRQMAYWGVPWNRVVAGKKKLPDGREIEDTKDKEGLITARDFGGTAKWRTCYTSDGTGHTLQYAMDSIVVKLGITVHDRTEAIALIHDGTTCLGVVARCLRTGELRIYLAKSTVIATGGYGRLYGASTNAVINEGSGMFIALETGIVPLGNMEAVQFHPTGMVPVWILITEGARGDGGYLLDKNLHRFMPDYEPVKKELASRDVVARRMMLHIRKGYGVDSPYGPHLWLDIRHLGAKHINTNLREIANICRNFNGIDPVKDLIPVRPTQHYSMGGVRTNIDGAAYGLKGLFAVGEAACWDLHGFNRLGGNSLAETIVSGMVVGKKIAQYTLGATLNYNYSLVQDFARQQQERINNLIQGKNGRENVYKIRKEMEQTLMDYVGIFRNGPDLEKAVAKLQELYHRSLKIGLKSDGKWANPELASALRMPGMLKLALCIAYGALKRTESRGSHYREDYPARDDTNWLKRTLAYWKPGSDLPELDYEPVKITELPPGDRGYGESTQVKK, via the coding sequence ATGAGCAACTATCAGATTATCACCACAGACGTACTGGTTGTGGGCGCCGGTCTGGCCGGCGAAAGGGCGGCCATTGAAGCGGCTACCCACGGACTGGATTGCATCATTCTGAGCCTGATCCCACCCCGCCGCTCCCACAGCACGGCCGCCCAAGGTGGTATGCAGGCAGCCCTGGGCAACTGTGCCATGGGCAAGGGCGACAGCCCGGACGTGCATTTCGTAGATACGGTCAAGGGCTCCGACTGGGGCTGTGATCAGGACGTAGCCCGCCTGTTTGTGGAAAACGCCCCCATTGCTGTAAGGCAAATGGCTTACTGGGGTGTACCGTGGAACCGGGTGGTGGCCGGCAAGAAAAAACTGCCCGACGGCAGGGAGATAGAAGACACCAAAGACAAGGAAGGCTTGATTACCGCCCGCGACTTCGGCGGTACAGCCAAATGGCGGACCTGTTATACTTCTGACGGCACGGGACACACACTGCAATACGCCATGGACAGCATTGTGGTCAAACTGGGCATCACCGTGCACGACCGCACCGAAGCCATTGCCCTGATCCACGACGGCACGACCTGTCTGGGAGTGGTAGCCCGCTGTTTGAGGACGGGCGAATTGCGCATTTACCTGGCCAAATCCACGGTAATAGCCACCGGAGGCTACGGCCGCCTGTACGGCGCTTCCACCAACGCCGTAATCAATGAAGGCAGCGGCATGTTCATTGCTCTGGAAACCGGCATCGTGCCGCTGGGTAATATGGAAGCTGTGCAGTTCCACCCCACGGGCATGGTGCCGGTCTGGATATTGATTACAGAAGGGGCGCGGGGCGATGGCGGTTACCTGCTGGATAAAAATTTACACCGTTTTATGCCGGATTACGAACCGGTGAAAAAAGAACTGGCTTCCCGGGACGTGGTGGCCCGCCGCATGATGCTACACATCCGCAAGGGGTACGGTGTGGACAGCCCTTATGGTCCCCACCTGTGGCTGGATATTCGCCACCTGGGAGCCAAGCACATCAACACCAACCTGCGGGAGATTGCCAACATCTGCCGCAACTTCAACGGCATAGACCCGGTAAAAGATCTGATTCCTGTCCGTCCCACCCAGCACTACAGCATGGGAGGCGTGAGAACCAACATTGATGGTGCTGCCTACGGCCTAAAAGGGTTATTTGCTGTAGGTGAAGCTGCCTGCTGGGACCTGCACGGATTCAACCGCCTAGGCGGCAACTCGCTGGCCGAAACCATTGTCAGCGGTATGGTTGTAGGCAAAAAGATTGCTCAGTACACTCTGGGAGCAACACTGAATTACAACTACAGCCTGGTGCAGGACTTCGCCCGGCAACAGCAAGAACGGATCAACAATCTGATCCAGGGCAAAAACGGCCGGGAGAATGTTTATAAGATCCGCAAAGAAATGGAACAAACCTTAATGGATTACGTAGGTATTTTCCGCAACGGACCGGATCTGGAGAAAGCGGTGGCCAAACTGCAGGAACTTTACCACCGTTCCTTGAAAATCGGGCTTAAATCCGACGGAAAATGGGCCAACCCCGAACTGGCTTCCGCCCTGCGCATGCCGGGCATGCTCAAACTGGCCCTGTGCATTGCCTACGGTGCACTCAAGCGCACAGAAAGCCGGGGTAGCCATTACCGGGAGGATTACCCGGCCCGGGACGATACCAACTGGCTCAAGCGCACTTTGGCCTATTGGAAACCGGGTAGCGATCTACCTGAACTGGATTACGAGCCGGTAAAAATTACCGAACTACCGCCCGGCGATCGCGGCTATGGTGAGTCCACCCAGGTGAAGAAGTGA
- a CDS encoding succinate dehydrogenase — translation MLVQKLLTRNPRAELYYDLVELFSGLCLVGFLWTHMIFVATILLGEDVYNALAKGLDDYYLSYIGIPIVIVIAIMHILTAGRRIPTRYQEQKIIWRHAKMIKGTDTWVWVFQVITGVAILALAAMHVFTILTNWPIQADVSAERMKAFWWFYLILLFLGEYHAGFGIYRQFVKWGWFPRKPLGYVTKMITAIILALGLAALWVFNSLGGAL, via the coding sequence ATGCTCGTACAAAAACTTCTTACCAGAAACCCCCGGGCAGAGCTCTACTACGACCTGGTCGAGCTTTTCAGCGGCCTCTGCCTGGTAGGCTTTCTCTGGACACACATGATCTTTGTGGCCACCATTTTGCTGGGGGAAGACGTCTACAACGCCCTGGCCAAGGGACTGGACGACTACTACCTCTCTTACATCGGTATCCCTATTGTTATTGTCATTGCCATCATGCATATTCTTACTGCCGGACGGCGCATCCCTACCCGCTACCAGGAACAAAAGATCATCTGGCGGCATGCCAAAATGATTAAAGGAACCGACACCTGGGTCTGGGTTTTCCAGGTCATAACAGGCGTGGCCATTTTAGCACTGGCCGCCATGCACGTCTTTACCATCCTGACCAACTGGCCCATCCAGGCCGATGTAAGTGCCGAGAGAATGAAAGCATTCTGGTGGTTTTATCTGATTTTGCTGTTTTTAGGTGAATATCATGCCGGTTTTGGCATTTACCGCCAGTTTGTCAAATGGGGCTGGTTCCCGCGCAAGCCCCTGGGCTATGTAACCAAAATGATCACTGCCATTATCCTGGCGCTGGGCCTGGCGGCCCTGTGGGTATTTAATTCGCTGGGAGGTGCCCTATGA
- a CDS encoding MBL fold metallo-hydrolase, whose translation MQQVQLTPVEQVRMVVIVDNYYDGLLPGSQFVQRYGFVQGDGPVVSLPQPLKAEHGFACYVEISGSATGRQALLYDFGLTQAVYWHNLQALDLDPFDIGALVLSHGHFDHFGGLYRQVEFLSAAGQKGLPLYVGCDTFKRRYINLPGRLVDLGQLEKERLLSGGVELLELAQSREILPGIGVIAAVPRVTDFETGSPLLGVESESGVEQDNFPGELSLAFHVQGKGLVIISACAHAGIANIILHAQEVFGLKDVYAVLGGWHLSGAPETRIKQTADFLAGLNPHLVVPMHCSGFAALSLFARQFGEAMALYSVGTEYKIY comes from the coding sequence ATGCAACAAGTTCAACTTACGCCGGTGGAACAGGTGCGGATGGTTGTCATTGTGGACAATTATTATGACGGGTTGCTGCCGGGGAGCCAGTTTGTGCAGCGGTACGGTTTTGTGCAGGGAGATGGGCCTGTTGTAAGCCTTCCCCAGCCCCTGAAAGCCGAGCATGGCTTTGCTTGTTATGTAGAGATTTCGGGTAGCGCAACCGGCCGGCAGGCCTTGCTATATGACTTCGGCCTCACTCAGGCGGTATACTGGCATAATTTGCAGGCCCTGGACCTGGATCCGTTCGATATCGGTGCCCTGGTGCTCAGTCACGGTCACTTTGATCACTTTGGTGGCCTCTATCGCCAGGTGGAATTTTTGAGTGCGGCGGGGCAAAAGGGTTTGCCATTATATGTGGGGTGTGATACTTTTAAAAGGCGGTACATTAACCTGCCCGGCCGGTTGGTGGACCTGGGGCAACTGGAAAAGGAACGCCTGCTAAGCGGCGGGGTGGAGCTGTTAGAGCTGGCGCAAAGCCGGGAAATTTTGCCCGGCATTGGCGTGATTGCTGCCGTGCCGCGCGTGACCGACTTTGAAACCGGTTCTCCCCTGCTGGGGGTGGAAAGTGAGAGCGGAGTAGAGCAGGACAATTTCCCGGGTGAATTGTCTTTGGCCTTCCATGTTCAGGGCAAGGGTCTGGTAATCATCAGCGCCTGTGCCCATGCCGGAATTGCCAATATCATTTTGCACGCGCAAGAGGTGTTTGGTTTAAAAGATGTCTACGCGGTGTTGGGTGGATGGCACCTTTCGGGTGCTCCCGAGACCAGAATTAAGCAGACGGCTGACTTTCTGGCCGGGCTCAACCCCCATCTGGTGGTGCCCATGCACTGCAGTGGCTTTGCGGCGCTTTCCCTTTTCGCCCGGCAGTTTGGAGAGGCAATGGCATTGTATTCTGTAGGTACGGAGTACAAGATTTACTAA